A single genomic interval of Calypte anna isolate BGI_N300 chromosome 3, bCalAnn1_v1.p, whole genome shotgun sequence harbors:
- the NKX2-4 gene encoding LOW QUALITY PROTEIN: homeobox protein Nkx-2.4 (The sequence of the model RefSeq protein was modified relative to this genomic sequence to represent the inferred CDS: inserted 2 bases in 1 codon) — translation MSLSPKHTTPFSVTDILSPMEESYKKFGGMDGAGGLGSPLGPYRQPPVPPXPAATVSQHVVAGPTGTAAYHMPHGVSQFPHGAVGGYCNGGLGNMGELPAYPEGMRSGAAGSGGWYGAGGDPRYSSISRFMGPSAGMNVAGMSGLSGIAEGAKGIVPLHAAPRRKRRVLFSQAQVYELERRFKQQKYLSAPEREHLASLIHLTPTQVKIWFQNHRYKMKRQAKDKAAAQQLHPDGGPGLCQQPSPRRVAVPVLVKDGKPCPPPGSGTPAPGQPPAPAAPAAAADLEELSPSPPALHGQVPPLAPLDSAGVDYNGGMVSPNLLYGRTW, via the exons ATGTCGCTGAGCCCCAAGCACACGACGCCCTTCTCGGTCACCGATATCCTCAGCCCGATGGAGGAGAGCTACAAGAAGTTCGGCGGCATGGACGGGGCGGGCGGGCTGGGCTCCCCCCTCGGGCCATACCGGCAGCCGCCCGTGCCCCC CCCCGCAGCCACCGTCTCCCAGCACGTCGTGGCGGGTCCCACCGGGACGGCCGCTTACCACATGCCCCACGGCGTCTCCCAGTTCCCCCACGGAGCCGTCGGGGGCTACTGCAACGGCGGGCTGGGCAACATGGGCGAGCTGCCCGCCTACCCCGAGGGGATGCGGAGCGGcgcggcggggagcggcgggTGGTACGGGGCCGGCGGAGACCCCCGGTACTCCAGCA TCTCCAGGTTCATGGGCCCGTCGGCGGGGATGAACGTGGCCGGGATGAGCGGCCTGAGCGGCATCGCGGAGGGCGCCAAGGGCATCGTCCCGCTCCACGCGGCCCCgcggaggaagaggagggtgctcttctcccaggcacaGGTCTACGAGCTGGAGCGACGGTTCAAGCAGCAGAAATACCTCTCGGCGCCAGAACGGGAGCACCTGGCCAGCCTGATCCACCTCACCCCCACCCAGGTGAAGATCTGGTTCCAGAACCACCGCTACAAGATGAAGCGCCAGGCCAAGGACAAGGCGGCCGCCCAGCAGCTGCACCCCGACGGCGGCCCCGGCCTCTGCCAGCAACCCTCGCCCCGCCGCGTCGCCGTGCCCGTGCTGGTGAAGGACGGCAAGCCCTGCCCTCCGCCGGGCAGCGGTACCCCGGCCCCCGGGCAGCCCccggcccccgccgcccccgccgcc GCGGCCGACCTGGAGGAGCTGTCGCCCAGCCCGCCGGCGTTGCACGGCCAGGTGCCCCCCCTGGCCCCCCTGGACTCGGCCGGCGTCGACTACAACGGCGGCATGGTCAGCCCCAACCTGCTCTACGGCAGGACGTGGTaa
- the NKX2-2 gene encoding homeobox protein Nkx-2.2, with protein sequence MSLTNTKTGFSVKDILDLPDTNDEDGSAAEGGEEESEAPEPPKKTGVLGQTPLDTVQTLPLKNPFYDNSDNPYTRWLASAEGIQYSLHGLTAGGGGQDPSAKSPEPSADESPDNEKEASGGGDAGKKRKRRVLFSKAQTYELERRFRQQRYLSAPEREHLASLIRLTPTQVKIWFQNHRYKMKRARAEKGMEVTPLPSPRRVAVPVLVRDGKPCHTLKAQDLAAATFQTGIPFSAYSAQSLQHMQYNAQYSATSNPQYPTAHHLVQAQQWTW encoded by the exons ATGTCTCTGACCAACACAAAGACGGGCTTTTCGGTGAAGGACATTTTGGACCTCCCCGACACCAACGATGAGGACGGCTCCGCCGCCGAGGGAGGCGAGGAAGAGAGCGAAGCGCCGGAGCCGCCCAAGAAAACGGGAGTTTTGGGACAAACCCCCTTGGACACTGTTCAGACGCTGCCTTTGAAGAACCCTTTCTATGATAATAGCGATAATCCCTACACGCGCTGGCTGGCGAGCGCCGAGGGCATCCAATACTCCC TGCACGGGCTGACGGCGGGCGGTGGGGGCCAGGACCCCTCGGCCAAGTCGCCGGAGCCGTCGGCCGACGAGTCTCCCGACAACGAGAAGGAAGCGTCGGGCGGAGGGGACGcggggaagaagaggaagaggagggtgcTCTTCTCCAAGGCGCAGACCTACGAGCTGGAGCGGCGGTTCCGGCAGCAGCGGTACCTGTCGGCACCGGAACGGGAGCACCTGGCCAGCCTGATTCGACTCACCCCCACCCAGGTGAAGATCTGGTTCCAGAACCACCGGTACAAGATGAAGCGAGCCCGGGCCGAGAAAGGTATGGAAGTGACTCCTCTGCCCTCCCCGCGGCGGGTGGCCGTGCCGGTCTTAGTCAGGGACGGCAAACCCTGCCACACGCTCAAAGCTCAGGACTTGGCAGCCGCGACTTTCCAGACGGGAATCCCCTTCTCCGCCTATAGCGCCCAGTCTCTACAGCATATGCAATACAACGCCCAGTACAGCGCGACCAGCAACCCCCAGTACCCCACAGCACACCATTTGGTACAAGCTCAGCAATGGACTTGGTGA